The proteins below come from a single Azospirillum sp. B510 genomic window:
- the pqqE gene encoding pyrroloquinoline quinone biosynthesis protein PqqE has product MSCALPAFAAATAAEPAPPFAVLMELTHRCPLRCPYCSNPVALDPASAELDSATWKRVLDEAADAGALQVHFSGGEPCVRKDLEELVAHATEIGLYSNLITSAVLLDQPRLERLRRAGLQHVQISLQDSAAAGADRVGGFKGGHAKKLEMARAVVAQGLALTINAVLHRHNIDRVNDVIDLAMDLGAGRIEIANVQYYGWALANRAALMPSRDQLLAMDAAVRARLPELAGRIVVDYVVPDYYARRPKSCMGGWARRFMNVTPQGRVLPCHAAETIPGMEFETVHDRSLSDIWRDGAAFTRYRGTAWMPDPCRSCDHKEEDWGGCRCQALALAGSADTTDPVCELSPAHADVALLRDRDAAALDSEWSYRGG; this is encoded by the coding sequence ATGAGCTGCGCCCTGCCCGCCTTCGCCGCCGCGACCGCCGCCGAGCCGGCACCGCCCTTCGCTGTGCTGATGGAGCTGACGCACCGCTGCCCGTTGCGCTGCCCCTATTGCTCCAACCCGGTGGCGCTCGACCCCGCCAGCGCCGAGTTGGACAGCGCCACCTGGAAACGCGTGCTGGACGAGGCGGCGGATGCCGGCGCCCTCCAGGTCCATTTTTCCGGCGGCGAGCCCTGCGTCCGCAAGGATCTGGAAGAGTTGGTCGCCCACGCCACCGAGATCGGTCTCTACAGCAATCTGATCACCTCGGCCGTTCTGCTCGACCAGCCGCGCCTGGAGCGGTTGCGGCGGGCCGGACTTCAGCATGTGCAGATCAGCCTCCAGGATTCGGCCGCCGCCGGGGCGGACCGGGTCGGTGGTTTCAAGGGTGGCCACGCGAAGAAGCTGGAGATGGCGCGGGCGGTGGTGGCCCAGGGTCTGGCGCTGACCATCAATGCGGTGCTGCACCGCCACAACATCGACCGGGTGAATGACGTCATCGATCTGGCGATGGATCTCGGCGCCGGGCGGATCGAGATCGCCAACGTGCAGTATTATGGCTGGGCGCTCGCCAACCGCGCGGCGCTGATGCCGTCGCGCGACCAGCTTCTGGCGATGGACGCGGCGGTGCGCGCCCGGCTGCCGGAACTGGCGGGACGGATCGTCGTCGATTACGTCGTGCCGGATTATTACGCCCGCCGTCCGAAAAGCTGCATGGGCGGCTGGGCCCGGCGCTTCATGAACGTCACCCCGCAAGGCCGTGTCCTGCCCTGCCACGCCGCCGAGACCATTCCGGGCATGGAGTTCGAGACGGTGCATGACCGTAGCCTGTCCGACATCTGGCGCGACGGAGCGGCCTTCACCCGGTACCGTGGCACCGCCTGGATGCCGGATCCCTGCCGGTCCTGCGACCACAAAGAGGAGGATTGGGGCGGCTGCCGCTGTCAGGCGCTGGCGCTCGCCGGCAGCGCCGACACCACCGATCCGGTCTGCGAGCTGTCGCCGGCCCATGCCGACGTCGCCCTGCTGCGCGACCGCGACGCCGCGGCGCTGGACAGCGAATGGAGCTATCGCGGGGGCTGA
- the pqqC gene encoding pyrroloquinoline-quinone synthase PqqC, translated as MTDLPTETPPADAPPADAPPADAPMSREAFRDALHAIGERQYHDLHPFHQLLHGGKLRKGQIQAWALNRFYYQVSIPRKDLTIMSRMDDPALRRTWLQRVLDHDGLTQTGELDETKVGGIERWLRLTDGLGLDRDYVRSLEGILPATRFAVDAYVNFVRDHSLLEAVASSLTELFAPSIHRERIAGFERNYAFANDSTLSYFRKRLDEAPRDVEFGLEYVLTNARTAERQRQCLHALRFKTELLWAQLDALHHAYITPNLIPPGAFVPADMDATRYSR; from the coding sequence ATGACCGACCTCCCCACCGAGACCCCGCCCGCCGATGCCCCGCCCGCCGATGCCCCGCCCGCCGATGCCCCGATGTCCCGCGAGGCGTTCCGCGACGCCCTCCACGCCATCGGCGAGCGGCAATATCACGACCTCCATCCCTTCCATCAGCTTCTCCATGGCGGCAAGCTGCGCAAGGGACAGATCCAGGCCTGGGCGCTGAACCGCTTCTATTATCAGGTGTCGATCCCGCGCAAGGATCTGACCATCATGTCGCGCATGGACGACCCGGCGCTGCGCCGGACCTGGCTGCAACGGGTTCTCGACCATGACGGCCTGACCCAGACCGGCGAACTGGACGAGACCAAGGTCGGCGGCATCGAACGCTGGCTGCGGCTGACCGACGGGCTGGGGCTGGACCGCGATTATGTAAGGTCGCTGGAGGGCATCCTGCCCGCCACCCGTTTCGCGGTGGACGCCTATGTCAATTTCGTGCGTGACCATTCGCTGCTGGAGGCCGTGGCCTCTTCGCTGACGGAGCTGTTCGCCCCGTCGATCCACCGCGAGCGGATCGCCGGCTTCGAGCGGAATTACGCGTTCGCCAACGACAGCACCCTGTCCTATTTCCGCAAGCGGCTGGACGAGGCGCCGCGCGACGTGGAATTCGGGCTGGAGTATGTGCTGACCAATGCCCGCACGGCGGAGCGGCAGCGTCAGTGCCTGCACGCCCTGCGCTTCAAGACCGAGCTGCTGTGGGCGCAGCTCGACGCCCTGCACCATGCCTATATCACCCCCAACCTGATCCCACCCGGCGCCTTCGTTCCCGCCGACATGGATGCGACACGGTACAGCCGGTGA
- a CDS encoding glycine betaine ABC transporter substrate-binding protein OsmF translates to MGAAAVVFGVAFGLAAGSAQAADAVRVGSKLDAESGLLGTMIQQVLQANGIPTENKIQLGPTKIVRGALLAGEIDIYPEYTGNGAFFFNVDSDPVWKNAGAGYDKVRQLDKEKNGIVWLKPAPANNTWALAVRHDVAEANTLKTMEDFAKWVSGGGKAKVAASAEFVESPAALPSFQQTYGFSLKPDQMLILAGGDTAATIRAAAEQTSGVNTAMVYGTDGAIAALDLVVLTDTKGAQMVYEPAPTMRAPVLAANPRIPDLLDPVFASLDAETLRALNARISVDGQDQKQVATDWLKSKGFLK, encoded by the coding sequence ATGGGAGCGGCCGCGGTCGTGTTCGGGGTCGCGTTCGGACTTGCCGCCGGATCGGCGCAGGCGGCCGACGCGGTGCGTGTCGGCTCGAAACTGGATGCCGAAAGCGGCTTGCTCGGCACCATGATCCAGCAGGTGCTTCAGGCCAACGGCATCCCGACGGAGAACAAAATCCAGTTGGGGCCCACCAAGATCGTTCGCGGCGCGCTGCTGGCCGGGGAGATCGACATCTATCCCGAATATACCGGCAACGGCGCCTTCTTCTTCAATGTCGACAGCGACCCGGTCTGGAAGAATGCCGGCGCCGGCTATGACAAGGTCCGGCAGCTCGACAAGGAGAAGAACGGCATCGTCTGGCTGAAGCCGGCCCCGGCCAACAACACCTGGGCGCTGGCCGTCCGCCATGACGTGGCCGAGGCCAACACGCTGAAGACGATGGAGGATTTCGCCAAATGGGTGTCCGGCGGCGGCAAGGCCAAGGTCGCCGCGTCCGCCGAGTTCGTCGAGAGCCCGGCCGCCCTGCCCTCCTTCCAGCAGACCTATGGTTTCAGCCTGAAACCCGACCAGATGCTGATCCTGGCCGGCGGCGACACCGCCGCCACCATCCGCGCGGCGGCGGAGCAGACCTCCGGCGTCAACACCGCCATGGTCTATGGCACGGACGGCGCGATCGCGGCGCTGGACCTCGTCGTTCTGACCGACACCAAGGGGGCGCAGATGGTGTATGAGCCGGCGCCGACGATGCGCGCGCCGGTGCTGGCGGCGAATCCGAGGATCCCGGACCTGCTGGATCCGGTCTTCGCCAGCCTGGATGCCGAGACGCTCCGCGCGCTGAACGCCAGGATCTCGGTCGATGGCCAGGACCAGAAGCAGGTCGCCACCGACTGGCTGAAGTCCAAGGGCTTCCTGAAGTAA
- a CDS encoding Lrp/AsnC family transcriptional regulator gives MDEKDRILLAALRQDARRTLVALARDVGLSRSATQERLDRLLKAGVIKGFTTVEEGPALDGVAAYFLLRHEPGRSCVQLLPKLRRIPGLVAMDAVAGPIDMIIRAEAADIRGIESARAAIAALPGVAEVTTQMVLERFV, from the coding sequence ATGGACGAGAAGGATCGGATTCTGCTCGCGGCGTTGCGCCAGGACGCCCGCCGCACGCTGGTGGCATTGGCCCGCGATGTCGGGCTGTCGCGCAGCGCCACCCAGGAGCGGCTTGACCGTCTGCTGAAGGCGGGGGTGATCAAGGGCTTCACCACCGTCGAGGAGGGGCCGGCGCTGGATGGGGTCGCCGCCTATTTCCTGCTGCGCCATGAGCCGGGGCGAAGCTGTGTCCAACTGCTTCCCAAGCTGCGGCGGATTCCCGGACTGGTGGCGATGGATGCGGTGGCCGGTCCCATCGATATGATCATCCGGGCCGAGGCGGCGGACATCCGCGGCATCGAAAGCGCCCGCGCCGCCATCGCCGCGCTTCCCGGCGTCGCCGAGGTGACGACGCAGATGGTGCTCGAACGGTTCGTCTAG
- a CDS encoding PqiC family protein, whose product MRGLRSTALAAPLLMLAACQSTPDSRLYTLSVVPPEGGGLPTRSVPPAMAAGTLALGSVDLPMLIDRPQIVRRLDSNRVEALEFDRWAEPLADGLRSSLAGDLAARLPGVTVLPVAGSAPGEGTALLSVTVLRFDADAGGRVVLDAQWSLSPMSGAASGRTGPQRETVEVSAAAAPAEPPAAQVRAMSQAVAVFTDRIVAALSKK is encoded by the coding sequence ATGCGCGGATTGCGGAGCACCGCGCTGGCGGCGCCGCTTCTCATGCTGGCGGCCTGCCAGTCGACGCCGGACAGCCGGCTCTACACGCTGTCTGTTGTGCCGCCCGAGGGGGGCGGGCTGCCGACGCGATCCGTTCCCCCGGCCATGGCGGCCGGAACCCTGGCACTGGGGTCGGTGGATTTGCCGATGCTGATCGACCGGCCGCAGATCGTCCGCCGGCTCGACAGCAACCGGGTCGAGGCACTGGAGTTCGACCGCTGGGCCGAGCCGCTGGCCGACGGCCTGCGCTCCTCCCTGGCCGGTGATCTTGCCGCCCGGCTGCCGGGCGTAACCGTCCTGCCTGTGGCCGGCAGCGCCCCCGGAGAGGGGACCGCCCTGCTGTCCGTCACCGTTCTGCGCTTCGATGCCGACGCCGGCGGGCGCGTGGTTCTCGATGCGCAGTGGAGCCTGTCGCCGATGAGCGGTGCCGCGTCCGGCAGGACCGGCCCCCAGCGTGAGACGGTGGAGGTTTCCGCTGCCGCCGCTCCGGCCGAGCCTCCCGCCGCCCAGGTCCGGGCGATGAGCCAGGCTGTCGCGGTGTTCACCGATCGGATCGTGGCGGCCCTGTCCAAAAAATAG
- a CDS encoding cysteine hydrolase family protein, with protein MTSLPAASLLLLVDMQRAFDGPPWPRRWNRALDHNGLRLLDAWRRSGRPIIHVRHDSQAAASTLRHGQPGNDFRAGFEPLDGEAVVSKSVNSAFIGTDLDLRLRRQGIERLVVFGISTDMCVSTTVRTGANFGWPIMLVTDACDCFDLPDGQGGTIPAEQVHAVHVATLGYEFCDLTTTDAVIDLL; from the coding sequence ATGACCTCGCTTCCGGCCGCCTCGCTTCTTCTGCTGGTCGACATGCAGCGCGCCTTCGACGGGCCGCCCTGGCCGCGCCGCTGGAACCGCGCGCTCGATCACAATGGCCTGAGGCTTCTCGATGCCTGGCGGCGCAGCGGACGGCCGATCATCCATGTGCGGCACGATTCGCAGGCGGCGGCCTCCACCCTCCGTCACGGCCAGCCCGGCAACGACTTCCGCGCGGGCTTCGAACCGCTGGACGGCGAAGCGGTCGTCAGCAAGAGCGTCAATTCAGCCTTCATCGGCACCGACCTCGACCTGCGGCTACGTCGGCAGGGCATCGAACGGCTGGTGGTGTTCGGCATCTCGACCGACATGTGCGTTTCCACCACCGTGCGCACCGGCGCCAATTTCGGATGGCCGATCATGCTGGTCACCGACGCCTGCGATTGCTTCGACCTGCCGGATGGCCAGGGCGGAACGATTCCGGCCGAGCAGGTCCATGCCGTCCATGTCGCGACGCTGGGCTATGAATTCTGCGACCTGACCACCACCGACGCGGTCATCGACCTGCTGTGA
- the pqqD gene encoding pyrroloquinoline quinone biosynthesis peptide chaperone PqqD, translating to MTTPTPAPTPAPTPAPTPAIAEADRLRLAPGVMLRNDRRRGQWMLMAPERLLVLDEMALAVVRACVGPEAADVTSGIDRLAAEYDAPRPEVAADVLELLTDLRNKGYVVT from the coding sequence GTGACCACCCCCACCCCTGCCCCCACCCCTGCCCCCACCCCTGCCCCCACCCCTGCGATCGCGGAGGCCGACCGGCTGCGGCTGGCCCCCGGCGTCATGCTGCGCAACGACCGCCGCCGTGGCCAATGGATGCTGATGGCGCCGGAACGTCTGCTCGTGCTCGACGAGATGGCGCTGGCGGTGGTGCGGGCCTGTGTCGGGCCGGAGGCCGCCGATGTGACCAGCGGCATCGACCGGCTGGCGGCCGAGTATGACGCCCCGCGCCCGGAGGTCGCCGCCGATGTTCTGGAACTGCTGACCGACCTGCGCAACAAGGGCTATGTCGTCACATGA
- a CDS encoding intermembrane transport protein PqiB, translating into MTDDGQSAPPAPDSSTPHPPEVAVSTRRRLSILWLLPLVAALIAGWLGWRWLEERGPQIVITFPSGDGLEAGRTRIKHKNVELGVIEAVRLSDDLSQVIATARMDRAATRHLKEGTRFWVVAPRLSLAGVSGLSTVVSGTYVEMEPGGGDDRREFDALDEPPAVRADVPGRSFSLKAEQLGSLAQGSPVYFRGVQIGEVMSYNLSPQDRTVSVSVFVRAPYESVVHEGSRFWRSSGVQFTAGADGIKFQTESLKTLVLGGVVLETPPDPEAGPQAADWASFVLYEDQASAAAARDRLRVRYRLEFPGSVQGLQAGAPVLMRGLTVGHVAAVRIEYDEASRQIRIPVDIDLEPDLVARTYGIFDNRPMDEAALRRLVATQVEKGMRGRLASGNLLTGQKLVSFDFEPGPYRPAPGTERSELPTLASSDMDSLTRSAGAVMDKVAALPLDGLIADLRGTLQSVSGVAGSPDLARSLAALAKALGSADALMRNADRQLPLLVKSLNGVAAAAEGTLNSAKGLLGGGGGQADLPGVMRQLNDAARSFRVLADYLERHPEALLQGKK; encoded by the coding sequence ATGACTGACGACGGCCAGTCCGCCCCGCCCGCCCCGGATTCGTCCACCCCGCATCCGCCGGAGGTGGCGGTTTCCACCCGGCGCCGGCTGTCCATCCTCTGGCTGCTGCCGCTGGTGGCGGCACTGATCGCCGGCTGGCTCGGCTGGCGCTGGCTGGAGGAGCGCGGCCCCCAGATCGTCATCACCTTCCCGTCCGGCGACGGTCTGGAGGCCGGACGGACCCGGATCAAGCACAAGAACGTCGAACTCGGCGTGATCGAGGCGGTCCGGCTGTCCGACGATCTGTCCCAGGTGATCGCGACCGCGCGGATGGATCGCGCCGCGACCCGCCACCTGAAGGAGGGCACCCGCTTCTGGGTGGTGGCTCCCCGCCTCAGCCTGGCCGGCGTGTCCGGTCTGAGCACGGTGGTGTCCGGCACCTATGTGGAGATGGAGCCCGGCGGCGGCGACGACCGCCGCGAGTTCGACGCGCTGGACGAGCCGCCGGCCGTCCGCGCCGACGTTCCGGGACGCAGCTTCAGCCTGAAGGCGGAGCAGCTCGGCTCGCTGGCCCAGGGCTCTCCGGTCTATTTCCGCGGCGTCCAGATCGGCGAGGTGATGAGCTACAACCTGTCGCCGCAGGATCGCACGGTGTCGGTCTCCGTCTTCGTCCGCGCGCCCTATGAGAGTGTCGTGCATGAGGGAAGCCGGTTCTGGCGCTCGTCGGGGGTCCAGTTCACCGCCGGGGCCGACGGCATCAAGTTCCAGACCGAATCCCTCAAGACGCTGGTGCTGGGCGGCGTGGTTCTGGAAACCCCGCCCGATCCGGAGGCCGGACCGCAGGCGGCGGACTGGGCAAGCTTCGTCCTCTACGAGGATCAGGCATCGGCCGCCGCCGCCCGTGACCGGCTGCGCGTGCGCTACCGGCTGGAGTTCCCCGGATCCGTCCAGGGCTTGCAGGCCGGGGCGCCGGTGCTGATGCGCGGCCTGACGGTCGGGCATGTGGCTGCCGTCAGGATCGAGTATGACGAGGCCTCGCGGCAGATCCGCATTCCGGTGGACATCGACCTGGAGCCCGATCTGGTCGCCCGCACCTACGGCATTTTCGACAACCGGCCGATGGACGAGGCGGCCTTGCGCCGGCTGGTCGCCACCCAGGTTGAAAAAGGCATGCGGGGCCGGCTGGCCTCGGGCAATCTGCTGACCGGACAGAAGCTGGTGTCCTTCGACTTCGAACCGGGGCCATACCGGCCGGCGCCGGGGACCGAGAGATCGGAACTGCCGACGCTGGCCTCCAGCGACATGGATTCGCTCACCCGCTCGGCCGGGGCGGTGATGGACAAGGTGGCGGCGCTGCCGCTGGATGGGCTGATCGCAGATCTGCGCGGCACCCTGCAATCGGTGAGCGGTGTCGCCGGCTCGCCCGATCTGGCGCGGTCGCTGGCCGCACTCGCCAAGGCGCTGGGCAGTGCCGATGCGCTGATGCGCAATGCCGACCGCCAGTTGCCGCTGTTGGTGAAAAGCCTGAACGGCGTGGCGGCGGCGGCGGAGGGCACGCTGAACAGCGCCAAGGGGCTGCTGGGCGGCGGCGGCGGGCAGGCCGATCTGCCCGGCGTCATGCGGCAGTTGAACGACGCCGCGCGGTCCTTCCGCGTGCTGGCCGATTATCTGGAACGTCATCCCGAAGCGCTGCTTCAGGGCAAGAAATAG
- a CDS encoding ABC transporter ATP-binding protein, translating to MISFERVSKRFGSWTAVDAVSSTVAEGEFRVLIGPSGSGKSTVLRMINRLIPADDGIIRIDGEDIASLKPEELRRRMGYVIQSVGLFPHWTVERNIATVPGLLGWPRTRIRDRVTELLELLNLDPRRYRAAYPHQLSGGQQQRVGVARALAAEPRILLMDEPFSALDPITRSSLQTELSAIHRRTGTTIVFVTHDMDEALLLGDSIAVMDHGRLIQCAAPLEILTRPANPLVRDLVGREDWGLKRLAVETAGDRARPRESVGGAPLAAETPLHRALSEMVARGTERLPVMDGDGRPAGVLHLSDLVRPGAGGSP from the coding sequence ATGATCAGCTTCGAGCGCGTGAGCAAGCGCTTCGGCTCCTGGACGGCGGTCGATGCCGTGTCCTCCACCGTGGCGGAGGGGGAGTTCCGCGTGCTGATCGGCCCGTCCGGCTCCGGCAAATCGACGGTGCTGCGGATGATCAACCGGCTGATCCCGGCCGACGACGGCATCATCCGCATCGACGGCGAGGACATCGCGTCGCTGAAGCCGGAGGAACTCCGCCGTCGCATGGGCTATGTCATCCAGTCGGTCGGGCTGTTCCCGCACTGGACGGTGGAACGCAACATCGCGACGGTGCCCGGCCTGCTCGGCTGGCCCAGGACCCGCATCCGCGACCGGGTGACGGAACTGCTGGAACTGCTGAACCTCGACCCGCGCCGTTACCGCGCCGCCTATCCGCACCAGCTGTCCGGCGGCCAGCAGCAGCGCGTCGGCGTCGCCCGCGCGCTGGCGGCCGAGCCGCGCATCCTGCTGATGGACGAGCCGTTCAGCGCGCTCGACCCGATCACCCGCTCCAGCCTCCAGACCGAACTGTCGGCCATCCACCGGCGCACCGGCACCACCATCGTCTTCGTCACCCACGACATGGACGAGGCCCTGCTGCTGGGCGACAGCATCGCGGTGATGGACCATGGTCGGCTGATCCAATGCGCGGCCCCGCTCGAGATCCTGACCCGCCCGGCCAACCCTCTGGTGCGCGACCTCGTGGGGCGGGAGGATTGGGGGTTGAAGCGGCTGGCGGTGGAGACGGCGGGCGACCGCGCCCGTCCGCGCGAGAGCGTCGGCGGCGCGCCATTGGCCGCCGAAACCCCGCTGCACCGGGCCCTGTCCGAAATGGTCGCCCGCGGCACCGAACGGCTGCCGGTGATGGACGGCGACGGCCGCCCGGCCGGGGTGCTCCATTTGTCCGACCTCGTGCGGCCCGGCGCGGGCGGCTCGCCATGA
- a CDS encoding ABC transporter permease, which yields MVLAIVAAALALPFLGFAPNRLLSGRPVPLSAALRGMGGVAVLLTGLVLLAVPFLRPTRIVLGLTIAAGGLFAAGLVWLAGTQAAALADGASAAARTSFSSGFWVMTAAGLLTAVDAARRLGLGTAGRLAVGAAVAGLVALQLSSGHLDQLSILKEYANRRELFADAVLRHAALVATALVPTLLIGVPLGVAAQRLEAVGRAVFPLLNVVQTVPSIALFGLLMAPLAALGALLPGMGISGVGPLPAVIALTLYSLLPIVRNTVVGLDGVPDPVREAARGMGLTPRQIFLRVELPLALPVFLSGLRITVVQAVGLAAVAALIGAGGLGAIMFQGLFANALDLVLLGAVPVILMAVAADALLSIGIAATTNRLGGPPERNAP from the coding sequence ATGGTCCTGGCCATCGTGGCCGCCGCCCTGGCCTTGCCCTTCCTCGGCTTCGCACCGAACCGGCTGCTGTCCGGGCGGCCGGTGCCGCTGTCGGCGGCGCTGCGGGGGATGGGCGGGGTGGCGGTCCTGCTGACGGGGCTTGTCCTGCTGGCGGTACCGTTCCTGCGACCGACCCGCATCGTGCTCGGCCTGACCATCGCGGCCGGTGGATTGTTCGCCGCCGGGCTGGTCTGGCTGGCCGGCACGCAGGCGGCGGCGCTGGCGGACGGCGCCTCCGCGGCGGCGCGAACCTCCTTCTCCTCGGGATTCTGGGTGATGACGGCGGCGGGGCTGCTGACGGCCGTCGACGCGGCGCGGCGGCTGGGGCTGGGAACCGCCGGCCGGCTGGCCGTCGGCGCGGCGGTCGCCGGGCTGGTGGCGCTGCAATTGTCCTCGGGCCACCTCGATCAGCTGTCGATCCTCAAGGAATACGCCAACCGGCGCGAGCTGTTCGCCGACGCCGTGCTGCGCCATGCCGCCCTGGTGGCGACGGCGCTGGTGCCGACTCTGCTGATCGGCGTTCCCCTGGGCGTCGCGGCCCAGCGGTTGGAGGCGGTGGGGCGCGCGGTGTTCCCGCTGCTGAACGTGGTGCAGACGGTGCCGTCGATCGCGCTGTTCGGCCTGCTGATGGCGCCCCTGGCGGCGTTGGGCGCCCTGTTGCCGGGGATGGGAATCAGCGGCGTCGGTCCGTTGCCCGCCGTGATCGCGCTGACGCTCTATTCGCTGCTGCCGATCGTGCGCAACACCGTGGTCGGGCTGGACGGCGTTCCCGACCCGGTGCGGGAGGCGGCGCGCGGGATGGGACTGACGCCGCGCCAGATCTTCCTGCGGGTGGAACTGCCGCTGGCCCTGCCGGTCTTCCTGTCGGGGTTGCGCATCACCGTCGTCCAGGCGGTCGGGCTGGCGGCGGTGGCAGCCCTGATCGGGGCCGGCGGCCTGGGCGCCATCATGTTCCAGGGGCTGTTCGCCAATGCGCTGGACCTTGTGCTGCTGGGAGCCGTTCCGGTCATCCTGATGGCGGTGGCGGCCGATGCCCTGCTGTCGATCGGCATCGCCGCCACCACCAACCGCCTTGGCGGTCCGCCGGAAAGGAATGCGCCATGA
- a CDS encoding ABC transporter permease, giving the protein MTVAGMAPREFLTDRLMLGLVALLALVLGMPSLKPLFATLYPGLDRPLYEAESFVRLTLDHMALVGASSLAAILLGGGAGIAVTRPWGREFRGLLETVATMGQTFPPVAVLALAVPVMGFGPEPALIALTLYALLPVVENTVAGLDGVPAPVLDSARGLGMGSAELLFRVELPLAAPVILAGVRTAVIINVGTAAIASTVGAKTLGLPIIVGLNGSNQAYVIQGALIVAALAVVIDAGFDRLAGWLTRWSEK; this is encoded by the coding sequence ATGACCGTCGCCGGCATGGCGCCGCGGGAGTTTCTGACCGACCGGCTGATGCTGGGGCTGGTGGCGCTGCTGGCGCTCGTGCTGGGCATGCCGTCGCTGAAACCCCTGTTCGCCACCCTCTATCCCGGTCTCGACCGCCCGCTCTACGAGGCGGAGAGCTTCGTCCGCCTGACACTGGACCATATGGCGCTGGTCGGCGCCTCCAGCCTCGCCGCCATCCTGCTGGGCGGCGGGGCGGGCATCGCGGTGACGCGGCCCTGGGGCCGGGAATTCCGCGGCCTGCTGGAGACCGTCGCCACCATGGGCCAGACCTTCCCGCCGGTGGCGGTGCTGGCGCTGGCGGTGCCGGTGATGGGCTTCGGTCCGGAACCGGCGCTGATCGCGCTGACGCTCTACGCCCTGCTGCCGGTGGTGGAGAACACGGTCGCCGGGCTGGACGGGGTTCCGGCGCCGGTGCTGGACTCGGCCCGCGGATTGGGCATGGGATCGGCGGAGCTATTGTTCAGGGTCGAACTGCCGCTGGCCGCCCCGGTGATCCTGGCCGGCGTGCGCACCGCCGTCATCATCAATGTCGGCACCGCCGCCATCGCCTCCACCGTCGGGGCCAAGACCCTGGGGCTGCCGATCATCGTCGGGCTGAACGGCTCCAATCAGGCCTATGTCATCCAGGGCGCCCTGATCGTCGCCGCCCTCGCGGTGGTGATCGACGCCGGATTCGACCGGCTGGCGGGATGGCTGACCCGCTGGTCGGAAAAATGA